The proteins below are encoded in one region of Sander vitreus isolate 19-12246 chromosome 24, sanVit1, whole genome shotgun sequence:
- the fastkd2 gene encoding FAST kinase domain-containing protein 2, mitochondrial, with protein MSVWVTEEVMRWGLRLCSRRSLWQQRSFLETTSIKDKSFPSQQLAHIWGTRQNQAFLDRSLVSSVRFYSQSSIHNADLEEKEQHLLPPLADSLLPAKIQSDATASRQIQRHSPFMEHLQRCDSPSDVLDLTYQYSLTARQVQNCLTHIWDITKKMSDEQLRYELQLMFEHPAFDRLLQMAMKKMGHMSTDSMAYSLLSMVKLGVPQSSLVVQTFLRTCQENLNGFDEKGLSILASSLEHMEDSTNVVALKEGMRLVFEAHLPRFKNVTSLQTMMRLLGKDASLDLKLKLEANALSMIDQFSLPNTHYMLFTMATIGFYSRPLLDVCSKTIKENLQGIPFTRLLKVLQSCKALYYRDFELLTGISDYVASTTDIWTNKQMVFFLFMFENLAFCPTALMEAFADRVIANPDALTRKNLLCVLKVYASLNYDLQHQRQQFLDSLSQALDFYLPKMSAFGLLKAVYHLCLMGHFPSAPLEQLLQSSTLEKFKTTAPRFLPSQESMFQTVNLCLRLERPPLPQPLTVPPSVLGDPGPRSLSVNPLLLKGLQSMLGDQADTMLQEMVVVENVYLIDGVITKPLPNHTSVTEASSCAGEERSPAESSQRIAVICTPHSGFCYGTSNPIGHLAVKIRHLKILGYNPVLVRKQELQSVAKEKRTDFLRRHVFPDHQRSDTQPKVEQPGS; from the exons ATGTCTGTCTGGGTAACAGAGGAAGTCATGAGATGGGGTCTGCGCCTTTGCAGCCGCAGGTCTCTATGGCAACAGCGCAGCTTCCTGGAGACAACATCAATCAAAGACAAATCTTTCCCTAGTCAGCAGTTGGCACACATTTGGGGCACAAGGCAAAACCAggcattcctggataggagtcTTGTTAGTTCAGTGAGATTTTACTCACAGAGTAGTATTCACAATGCAGACTTGGAAGAGAAGGAGCAGCATCTCTTGCCTCCACTGGCAGACTCTTTGCTGCCCGCTAAAATCCAATCTGATGCGACAGCCTCAAGGCAGATACAAAGGCACTCACCCTTTATGGAGCACCTGCAGCGTTGTGACTCCCCATCAGACGTGTTGGACCTCACCTATCAATACTCACTCACAGCTCGACAGGTCCAAAACTGCCTGACCCACATCTGGGACATCACTAAGAAGATGTCAGATGAGCAGCTGCGCTATGAGCTGCAGCTGATGTTTGAGCATCCTGCTTTTGACCGCCTCCTGCAAATGGCCATGAAGAAGATGGGGCACATGAGCACTGACAGCATGGCTTATTCTCTCCTGAGTATGGTCAAACTTGGTGTCCCCCAAAGTAGCCTCGTGGTCCAAACTTTCCTCCGAACCTGCCAG GAGAATCTGAATGGCTTTGATGAGAAGGGCCTGTCCATCTTGGCCTCCTCTCTGGAACATATGGAGGACAGTACCAACGTTGTTGCACTTAAGGAGGGCATGAG ATTGGTGTTTGAGGCCCATCTTCCCAGGTTCAAGAATGTAACGTCTCTCCAGACCATGATGCGTCTGTTGGGGAAAGATGCCTCGCTGGACCTTAAACTGAAACTCGAG GCAAACGCCTTATCAATGATAGACCAGTTCAGCCTTCCCAACACCCATTACATGCTCTTCACTATGGCCACAATAGGCTTCTACTCCAGACCACTCCTGGATGTCTGCAGTAAGACGATTAAAG AAAACCTACAAGGAATCCCCTTCACCAGATTGTTAAAAGTCCTGCAGTCGTGTAAGGCGCTGTACTACCGAGACTTTGAGCTGCTCACTGGCATTTCAGACTATGTCGCCTCTACGACAGACATCTGGACCAATAAACAG ATGGTCTTCTTCTTGTTTATGTTTGAGAACCTCGCCTTCTGTCCCACTGCCCTGATGGAGGCCTTTGCTGATAGGGTGATCGCCAATCCGGATGCTCTGACACGTAAAAACCTCCTCTGTGTCCTCAAGGTGTACGCCTCTCTTAACTATGACCTGCAGCACCAAAGACAACA GTTCCTGGATAGTCTGAGCCAGGCTCTTGACTTTTATCTGCCCAAAATGTCTGCGTTTGGGTTGTTAAAGGCTGTTTACCATCTGTGTCTAATGGGTCACTTCCCCTCTGCACCACTGGAGCAACTCCTGCAGAGCAGTACACTGGAGAAGTTTAAAACGACCG cacccaggtttctccctagcCAGGAGAGCATGTTTCAGACCGTGAACTTGTGCCTCCGTCTCGAGCGTCCTCCACTCCCTCAGCCCCTGACGGTCCCCCCATCTGTCCTGGGAGACCCCGGCCCTAGAAGTCTATCAGTGAACCCGTTGCTCTTAAAGGGCCTGCAGAGCATGTTGGGCGACCAAGCAGACACAATGCTGCAGGAAATGGTGGTGGTGGAGAACGTCTACCTCATAG ACGGTGTGATAACCAAACCTCTGCCAAACCACACCTCTGTGACTGAAGCCAGTAGTTGTGCAGGAGAAGAGCGTTCTCCAGCAGAGAGCAGTCAAAG AATTGCAGTAATTTGCACACCACACTCTGGTTTTTGCTATGGCACGTCCAATCCCATTGGTCATCTGGCTGTCAAGATTCGCCATCTGAAGATCCTGGGATATAACCCTGTCTTG GTAAGGAAGCAGGAGCTGCAGTCTGTGGCCAAGGAAAAGAGGACGGATTTCCTAAGGAGACATGTTTTTCCAGATCACCAAAGATCAGACACACAACCTAAAGTGGAGCAACCGGGATCTTGA
- the LOC144513028 gene encoding uncharacterized protein LOC144513028, with product MRACWMFMILLSCRLSHSTESPGICKNQLNMDCVPVNGNVSVPCPEFEGEDVTFELHKDDKVIYLTCNPDGNNRSLCKPPYTRVGIEHHQKKENKSVSFMLTGVNASSYGIYRCDRIITFPPPLTTVQSTLWILVLVEGHQCSNPKRGGDQNNGFLWIWILGLVLFGIYSLTVTIIATIIWVKWRRSDSQSDYMNTKPKETRNCKKRGFQNPIPRHF from the exons ATGAGAGCTTGCTGGATGTTCATGATCCTCCTGAGCTGCAGGTTATCTCATTCAACTGAGTCTCCGGGCATCTGTAAAA ACCAGCTGAATATGGACTGTGTACCTGTCAATGGCAATGTGTCCGTGCCTTGCCCAGAGTTTGAAGGAGAAGACGTGACTTTTGAACTTCATAAAGATGACAAAGTGATTTACCTTACATGCAACCCAGACGGAAACAATAGATCTCTCTGTAAACCGCCATACACCAGGGTCGGCATAGAACAtcatcaaaagaaagaaaacaaatcagtCAGCTTCATGCTCACTGGAGTGAATGCCAGTAGCTATGGTATCTACAGATGTGATCGCATCATCACGTTCCCTCCCCCCCTCACAACAGTGCAAAGTACTTTGTGGATCCTGGTACTTGTAGAAG GACACCAATGCAGTAATCCTAAACGAGGTGGagatcaaaacaatggatttcTTTGGATTTGGATTCTGGGGCTCGTACTTTTTGGCATCTACAGCCTAACTGTCACCATTATTGCCACCATCATCTGG GTCAAGTGGAGGAGGTCGGATTCCCAGAGTGATTACATGAACACCAAACCCAAAGAAACAAGGAACTGCAAGAAAAGAGGGTTTCAAAATCCTATACCACGACACTTCTGA